A genomic stretch from Puntigrus tetrazona isolate hp1 chromosome 6, ASM1883169v1, whole genome shotgun sequence includes:
- the nomo gene encoding LOW QUALITY PROTEIN: nodal modulator 1 (The sequence of the model RefSeq protein was modified relative to this genomic sequence to represent the inferred CDS: inserted 19 bases in 16 codons; deleted 10 bases in 7 codons; substituted 2 bases at 2 genomic stop codons), with protein MGGIKELTILILSFLYVTFVNGTDDILVGCGGFVKSDVEINYSVIEIKLYTKQGSLKYQTDCAPINGYFMIPLYDKGDFVIKIEPPSGWSFXPTTVDLHVDGITDICTKEQDINFVFTGFXVLGTILSKGHLLGPAGVEVSLRKAGEADVLQSVLTQAGGQYTFLKVLPGSYDITATHASWTLEQSSTAVVVSNXKTPPAAPLVVKGYDVSGEVQSDSEPMKGVGFLLYSASVTQEDISGCSVAPVDGAVVIVTALVFLCSSQSREDGTFSXPCLPSGEYTVVPYYRGERITFDVAPSRMDFKVEHSSLTLEPIFRVMGFSVMGRVLNSPNGEGVADAVVTLNNQITVETKDDGSLRLENMTTGTYTINTHKELMFXEPVTVKIAPSTPQLPDIITAGXVSQCGHISVTCLPETVKQLGHYRVSLDXQRQDQGFFRTVESDSHGVFCFXVKPGDYSVLSDLHIHLDVLFYTGDPPESDVKAGLALQPHFSISHLWIVPITDLVFTQFIASVSGSVSCLVACGDLTVTLQPVSRQGDRQNLQLSGSSETLSFTFNNVLPGKYKVSITQEEWCWKQKSVEIDVLDSNAEGVEFRQTGYLLRCSLSHAITLDFSEDGSSPENVGIYNLSKGVNRFLLLIEGVYKVTPRSCHQFEQDYYTYNTSAPSILTLTAVRHHMTGLITTDKMLDVTVTIKSSIESEPALVLGPLRSNEEQRXEQQLLEIASRKKEREERGDXEQPPVEEKPDELHEPFHYEFSYWARYGEKITVTPSSKEFLFYPPEVEATITGELPGQMVEIAGAAGLFLTGSVSPTLEGVEISIKEKGAANPLITVLTDEAGTYRSVWTLHSDSLYDISASKEGFVLTAVEGSTGDFKAXALAGVTFEVSSRWMCPLSGVLLSLSXGHFRSNMLTQDTGLLTFNNLSPGQYYFKPMMKEFRWSXSAQMITVEEGQVLHIPIAGFKTAYSCYGTVQSXGGDASRGRQEAVGRXECGMYSEDTVTDEEGRFRLRGFLPACNYNIQLRGEGNDHIERAYRHQTIDVGNTDIEGVNIIAFRQINQFDLSGNVITSPEHXPTLWVKLYKSDNLTIPSRACLLASPLFFHFSCHVMESYVLMLHTPLSRSQYDFKLPQVXVTPSAYHKHVTLTFNPKRKIPDQDVAQDLSIASTATLLLLLAAYNHERVIPLLLQLVSQIXGVRGLAQAGGEGISVDRSQTPQKRPKTRRT; from the exons AGCCAACAACTGTGGACCTGCATGTGGATGGAATTACAGACATCTGCACTAAAGAACAAGATATCAACTTTGTTTTTACCGGTT CGGTCCTCGGAACT atattaagtaaaggGCATTTGTTGGGACCTGCAGGGGTTGAAGTAAGTTTGAGAAAAGCAGGAGAAGCTGATGTCCTTCAAAGTGTCCTCACACAAGCTGGAGGCCA GTATACTTTCCTCAAGGTGCTTCCGGGAAGTTATGACATCACCGCCACTCACGCCTCATGGACCCTTGAGCAG AGCTCAACTGCTGTGGTTGTGTCAA GAAAAACGCCCCCCGCAGCTCCTCTTGTGGTAAAGGGTTACGATGTCTCTGGAGAGGTGCAGAGTGACAGTGAACCCATGAAAGGAGTCGGCTTCCTCCTTTACTCTGCCAGCGTAACACAGGAG gatATCAGTGGCTGCAGTGTGGCCCCTGTGGATGGAGCTGTAGTCATAGTGACCGcgcttgtgtttttgtgcagttcCCAGTCTCGTGAGGATGGTACTTTCT TTCCCTGCCTTCCCAGTGGCGAATATACAGTG GTCCCATATTACAGAGGGGAGAGAATCACATTCGATGTTGCTCCTTCTCGCATGGATTTCAAAGTAGAACACAGCAGTTTAACGTTGGAG CCAATATTTCGTGTCATGGGATTCTCTGTGATGGGCAGAGTTCTGAATAGCCCCAATGGAGAAGGTGTCGCAGATGCTGTAGTAACACTTAACAACCAAATTACAG TGGAAACTAAAGACGATGGTTCT CTCAGATTGGAAAATATGACCACAGGCACTTATACTATTAACACGCACAAGGAGCTGATGT TTGAGCCAGTCACTGTGAAGATTGCTCCCAGCACCCCTCAGCTGCCAGACATCATCACTGCAGGGTGAGTAT CGCAGTGTGGTCACATCTCAGTCACCTGCCTTCCTGAAACCGTTAAACAGCTTGGGCACTACAGAGTTAGTCTCGA TCAGAGACAGGATCAGGGCTTTTTCCGTACTGTTGAAAGTGACAGCCACGGAGTGTTCTGCT CTGTTAAACCAGGAGACTACAGCGTGCTCAG TGATTTGCACATTCatttagatgttttgttttatacaggTGACCCTCCTGAAAGTGATGTGAAGGCTGGACTTGCTCTTCAGCCGCACTTCTCGATATCTCACTTGTGGATCGTCCCTATTACTGACCTTGTCTTCACTCAGTTCATAGCATCTGTTTCTGGCTCTGTGTCCTGTCTTG TGGCATGTGGAGATCTGACAGTCACCCTTCAGCCTGTGAGCAGACAAGGAGACAGGCAAAACCTCCAGTTGTCTGGCAGCAGTGAAACTCTCAGCTTCACTTTCAATAACGTGTTACCCGGAAAGTACAAAG TGTCTATCACCCAAGAGGAGTGGTGCTGGAAGCAGAAGTCAGTAGAGATCGATGTACTTGACTCAAATGCG GAGGGAGTGGAGTTCAGACAAACTGGATACTTGCTTCGCTGCTCACTGTCCCATGCTATAACCCTGG ATTTTTCTGAAGATGGCAGCTCACCAGAGAACGTTGGCATTTACAATCTGTCCAAAGGAGTCAATCGCTTTCTGC ttttaatcgAAGGTGTTTATAAAGTGACTCCACGCTCCTGTCACCAATTCGAACAAGATTACTACACCTACAACAC GTCTGCCCCAAGCATCTTAACC CTAACTGCTGTGAGACACCACATGACAGGACTTATCACCACTGATAAGATGCTGGATGTCACTGTCACCATCAA ATCTTCCATTGAGAGTGAGCCTGCTTTGGTTCTGGGGCCCCTGCGCTCAAATGAGGAGCAGC TGGAGCAGCAGCTTCTGGAAATAGCTTCCCGTAAGAAGGAGAGGGAAGAAAGAGGAGA AGAACAGCCCCCTGTGGAAGAGAAACCGGATGAACTCCATGAGCCTTTCCACTATGAATTCTCATACTGGGCACGGTATG GGGAGAAGATCACAGTCACACCTTCATCCAAAGAATTTCTGTTTTACCCTCCTGAAGTAGAGGCTACAATCACTGGAG AACTGCCCGGTCAGATGGTGGAGATCGCAGGC GCAGCAGGACTGTTCCTCACGGGGAGTGTGTCACCTACACTGGAGGGTGTGGAAATCTCCATTAAGGAGAAAGGAGCCGCAAAC CCTCTCATTACAGTCCTCACCGATGAAGCCGGAACCTACAGGT CAGTGTGGACCCTACATAGTGACTCTCTGTATGACATCAGTGCCAGTAAAGAGGGCTTTGTCCTGACTGCAGTGGAGGGAAGCACAGGAGACTTCAAGG TTGCCCTCGCAGGAGTCACTTTTGAGGTCA GCAGCAGATGGATGTGTCCTCTCTCTGGGGTTCTGCTGTCTCTCA GGGGCCACTTCCGCTCAAACATGCTCACTCAAGACACTGGCCTTCTCACCTTCAACAACCTG AGTCCTGGCCAGTACTATTTCAAGCCCATGATGAAGGAGTTCCGCTGGAG CTCAGCACAAATGATTACAGTAGAAGAAGGACAGGTCCTCCATATTCCCATCGCTGGCTTCAAAACAGCTTATAG CTGCTATGGAACAGTGCAGT TAGGAGGCGATGCGAGCAGGGGTCGCCAGGAGGCAGTGGGCA AAGAGTGTGGCATGTACAGTGAGGACACGGTCACTGATGAAGAGGGACGCTTTAGACTCAGAGGCTT TCTGCCAGCCTGTAACTACAACATTCAGCTGAGAGGAGAAGGAAACGATCACATCGAGAGAGCTTACCGCCAC CAAACCATTGAC GTGGGAAACACCGATATTGAAGGAGTAAACATAATCGCCTTCAGACAGATCAACCAGTTTGACCTGAGTGGAAATGTCATCACTTCTCCTGAGC CTCCGACTCTCTGG GTGAAGCTCTACAAGAGTGACAACCTCACAATCCCTTCCAGAGCGTGTCTCTTGGCCAGTCCCTTGTTCTTCCACTTTTCCTGCCACGTGATGGAGAG CTATGTCTTGATGCTACACACGCCACTCTCTCGCTCCCAGTATGACTTCAAACTCCCACAAG CTGTCACGCCTTCTGCTTACCACAAACATGTAACACTAACCTTTAACCCCAAG AGGAAAATACCAGATCAGGATGTTGCCCAGGATCTTTCTATCGCCTCTACCGCCACATTACTTCTATTGCTTGCCGCCTATAATCACGAGCGG GTGATCCCACTGCTTCTGCAGCTGGTCAGCCAGA CAGGAGTTCGAGGACTTGCTCAGGCCGGCGGGGAAGGAATCTCAGTGGACAGAAGCCAAACGCCA CAAAAAAGGCCAAAAACAAGACGTACATGA